From the genome of Lotus japonicus ecotype B-129 chromosome 6, LjGifu_v1.2, one region includes:
- the LOC130724920 gene encoding transcription repressor OFP14-like, which produces MPKNIQKSLSDYLSKIKNPRSQIHLPSMKWILRGCKHLSTPSFSMDDKRNKKNDNEATLDDIDRFLFENFRSLFLGDGEEINNEKNAHKPHGKSPMPSPTSFDSFEESSPDLGGSKRFFVTRGFSGSSSSAATPAQNGEYSCSKETTTLLNTCVAVLVPCTKSPYEEFKRSMEGVVGARLRNDEKVDWDFMEELLFSYMNMNEKKAHKFILAAYVDVISLMRNPLQPAPAKSVRTMRIGMEIRKKLEGVKLD; this is translated from the coding sequence ATGCCGAAGAACATTCAGAAATCCCTTAGTGACTACCTCTCCAAGATCAAAAACCCTCGCTCACAAATCCATTTACCCTCTATGAAATGGATCCTCAGAGGCTGCAAACATCTCAGCACTCCTTCTTTCTCCATGGATGAtaagagaaacaaaaagaatgaCAATGAAGCCACTCTAGATGACATTGACCGTTTTCTCTTTGAGAATTTCAGGTCTCTATTCCTCGGAGACGGTGAAGAAATCAACAACGAAAAAAATGCCCACAAACCCCATGGAAAATCGCCAATGCCAAGTCCGACGTCCTTTGATTCATTTGAAGAATCATCACCAGATCTCGGAGGCTCTAAAAGGTTCTTTGTGACCCGTGGCTTCTCAGGGTCGAGCAGCTCAGCTGCGACACCAGCACAGAACGGCGAATATTCATGTTCAAAGGAGACAACCACATTGCTCAATACCTGTGTGGCGGTGTTGGTGCCATGCACAAAGAGCCCCTACGAGGAATTCAAGAGATCGATGGAAGGTGTGGTGGGAGCGAGGCTGAGGAACGATGAGAAGGTGGACTGGGATTTCATGGAAGAGCTTTTGTTCTCTTACATGAACATGAATGAGAAGAAGGCACACAAGTTCATTCTCGCTGCTTATGTGGATGTGATCAGCCTCATGCGCAATCCTCTGCAGCCTGCTCCAGCGAAGAGTGTGAGGACTATGAGGATCGGCATGGAGATAAGGAAGAAGCTTGAAGGAGTGAAATTGGATTGA